One Acidobacteriota bacterium DNA segment encodes these proteins:
- a CDS encoding transcription termination/antitermination factor NusG, producing the protein MQAPPPAEGVQASEQPRNPNMKWYIIHAYSGFERKVKESLESRIQAFGLQEKIGRVLIPTEAVTEVRNGKKYTSERMFYPGYVLVEMDLTGFRAGGTGGEGDHVWQVVKSTPKVTGFVGTANDPTPLSEEEVNQIVYRVNIGKDKPRLKVKFEKNESVRITDGPFANFNGVVDEVNEDRETLKIMVTIFGRATPVELEFGQVEKVA; encoded by the coding sequence ATGCAAGCGCCACCACCCGCTGAGGGCGTGCAGGCGTCTGAACAGCCCCGCAATCCCAACATGAAGTGGTACATCATCCACGCCTATTCCGGCTTTGAGCGCAAAGTGAAAGAGTCGCTCGAATCGCGCATTCAGGCGTTTGGATTGCAAGAGAAGATTGGCCGCGTGCTGATCCCTACTGAGGCTGTCACGGAAGTCCGAAACGGGAAGAAGTACACCAGTGAACGCATGTTCTATCCCGGCTATGTGCTGGTTGAGATGGACCTCACGGGATTCAGAGCTGGTGGCACGGGTGGCGAGGGTGATCACGTTTGGCAAGTCGTGAAGTCCACTCCGAAAGTTACAGGATTTGTTGGAACAGCGAACGATCCGACACCGCTCTCCGAAGAAGAAGTTAACCAGATCGTCTATCGAGTAAATATCGGAAAAGACAAACCCAGGCTAAAGGTCAAATTCGAGAAGAACGAATCAGTTCGTATTACCGATGGTCCATTTGCGAACTTCAATGGTGTCGTGGATGAGGTGAATGAGGATCGCGAGACGCTGAAGATCATGGTCACAATCTTCGGCCGTGCTACACCAGTAGAACTGGAGTTTGGACAGGTAGAGAAAGTGGCGTAG
- the rplK gene encoding 50S ribosomal protein L11 — protein sequence MAPPKKVQTQVKLQIAAGKATPAPPVGPALGQAQINIMEFCKQFNAKTSGKDQEGLIIPVVITVYTDRSFTFITKTPPASVLLKRAAAVAKGSGSPNKDKVGKVTEKQVSDIAKQKMPDLNAASLDSAIKTIKGTARSMGIEVVA from the coding sequence ATGGCACCGCCGAAAAAAGTACAAACACAAGTAAAACTCCAGATTGCCGCGGGCAAGGCTACTCCGGCTCCGCCCGTAGGCCCGGCGCTCGGTCAGGCGCAGATCAACATTATGGAGTTCTGCAAGCAGTTCAATGCAAAGACCAGCGGCAAGGACCAGGAAGGTCTGATCATCCCCGTAGTCATAACGGTTTACACGGACCGCTCATTTACGTTTATCACGAAGACACCGCCAGCTTCGGTGCTGCTGAAGCGAGCCGCGGCCGTGGCGAAGGGGTCGGGCTCTCCGAATAAAGACAAGGTTGGCAAGGTCACCGAGAAGCAAGTTTCCGATATCGCCAAGCAGAAGATGCCCGATCTAAACGCCGCAAGTCTTGACTCGGCAATCAAGACCATTAAGGGCACCGCCCGTTCCATGGGCATAGAAGTGGTAGCATAG
- the rpmG gene encoding 50S ribosomal protein L33, with the protein MREIITLQCSDCKNRNYSTTKNKKTTTGRIEMNKFCKFCRKHTSHKETK; encoded by the coding sequence ATGAGAGAAATCATTACTCTGCAGTGCAGTGATTGTAAGAACCGTAACTATTCGACAACCAAAAACAAGAAGACGACAACGGGTCGCATCGAGATGAACAAGTTCTGCAAGTTCTGCCGCAAGCACACGTCGCATAAAGAGACGAAGTAG
- a CDS encoding preprotein translocase subunit SecE, producing MKATTVADDDNLGQRLKAWPDRTKEFLDDVRAEMKKVNYPGRKEVQATTTVVIITVFVFAAYFEVVDKVIEFGLSHLLKLVR from the coding sequence GTGAAAGCCACAACGGTGGCGGACGACGACAATCTTGGCCAGCGGCTAAAGGCCTGGCCTGATCGCACCAAAGAGTTCCTCGACGACGTCCGCGCCGAGATGAAGAAGGTCAACTACCCCGGACGCAAGGAAGTTCAGGCGACGACCACAGTGGTCATTATTACTGTCTTCGTCTTTGCCGCTTATTTTGAAGTGGTCGATAAGGTGATCGAGTTCGGGCTGAGCCACCTGTTGAAGCTCGTCCGCTAG